GACAAGTTCTATCGTATCGATGGTACAGCGACGGGCGGCACAGGCCTCGGTCTATCGATTACGGAAGGCATCGTGAGTGCGCATGACGGGACAATCCGCGTCGAAAACGCGCTGCAAGGTGGCGCGCGATTCATAATCACTCTGCCACTAAGCGATAAAGCGCCGCAAGTACGAGAGGCCGATTTATGAACGATGAACGCCAGCGCATCCTGGTCATTGACGACGAAATCCAGATCCGCCGCTTTCTGCGCTTCTCGCTTGAAGCGCACGGCTACCGTGTCTACGAAACCGAAACCGGGCAGGATGGTTTGCTCAGCACAGCCAAAGTCCGGCCGGATCTGATCATCCTCGACCTGGGACTGCCGGATATGCCAGGACATGACGTCTTGCGCAGACTACGCGAGTGGTCCCAGACGCCGGTCATCGTTTTGTCCGTGCACAACACGGACAAGGACAAGGTACTCGCGCTGGACGGCGGGGCAGACGATTACCTTACAAAGCCCTTCAGTGTCGATGAACTGATGGCGCGTATGCGGACCGCCGTGCGTCACGCGCAGCCTGTGCCCGAAGAGCCGATTCTGACTTTCGGAGACGTCCAGATTGATTTCACGCGCCGACTTGTCACAAAACACGGCGAAATTGTGAAACTCACGCCAACCGAATACGCGCTGTTCAAACTCATGACTCGCCATGCTGGGCGCGTACTCACTCATCAGCAGATCCTGCGCGAGATTTGGGGGGCCGAATATATCAACGAGACCCATTACTTACGCGTCTACTTCGCGCAGCTTCGGCAGAAACTCGAAGACAATCCCGCCTTGCCGACGCTGCTCATCACTGAGCCGGGTGTCGGATACCGCCTGATGGTTGAGTAGTATCGGGGTTATGGGGTATAGAAGGACGTGTTGCGGTTTTGACATAGTCTTGAATGAAGAAAGCCCCGAACGGGCTTCGACGTAAAGCCCGTCGATTGCGCCAATCGAAGCAAACGATTTTGGTCTAGTCCCGATAAAGTTGAGTAACAGTGATTCAAGCGGAATGGCGAGCCGGGTCTGACATAGTCGAGACCCGAGTGCAGCCGCTGCCGGGAACGCTTTGAACCGCCGTCCGAGCTGCTGACGCCTGATTAGATCGATCACGTTCGCGGCGCGGGGCTGGGGTTGTTTGCTGGCACGAGGAACGTCCGCAGGAAATCGCCGCACTGCATGCACTTGGCGTCGATGGAATCTGCTCCGACCAGCCGGAGCTGCTCGTCCCCGGTCGATAGCCCGGTCCCGGTGGGATAGCGCCGAGCGGAGCGTGTACGGCCAGGCTAAAAGTGCAGCGTCAGCCCATCGTGCGCCGGGCACACGGTGCCGCGAAAATCGACCTGCAACAGCGACAGCATATCAGGCAGCACGCCGTCCTGCCGCGCCGAGAGATGCGTGATGTAGAGCTGTTCCGGCTGCGGTACTCTCTGCAACAGCGCGTGCAACTCTTCGGCGCTCGCATGTCCTGCGGTACGCGGCGTTACGTGCATTCCCGACGCACAATCGTGGATCAGGCATAGCGTCGAGTCGGTGATTTGCGCTGCAATCCGCTCGTCTGCGCGAGCATCGCCGCTGTAAACAACGCGCGCGCCGCTAACGTGCTCAAGCACCAGGCCAACGGCTGGCGCGCCGTGGTTGACCGGAAAGCTGCTCATTCGCCACGCGCCGAGGTTGACGCGTATGGGGGTTACTGTCCCGCGTCAGCGCTAGTCGGACCAGATGAGGTGCTAAACTAGTAGACACTTTCAGAACAGATGAGCCATGCAGAACAAGGAGAGAAACCCATGGCCGCATATGAGAAGAGAGTGTCGCCCGAGCAGGTTGTCCGCGCCATCCGCCGCCAGACGCGGCGCAAGTTCAGCGCAGACGAGAAGATCCGGATTGTGCTGGAGGGACTGCGCGGCGAGGTGAGCATCGCGGATCTGTGCCGTCGCGAGAGCATTCATCCCAACCAGTACTACACCTGGAGCAAAGAGTTCCTTGAGGCGGGCAAGCAGCGGTTGAAAGGCGACACCGAACGCCAGGCCACCCGCGGTGAAGTCGACGACCTGCGCTCGGAGAACGGGCAGCTCAAGCTGGTGGCCGCCGAGCTGCTGCTGGAGAACCGGGTGTTGAAAAAAACGTTGCGCGGCAGCGGCGGGGAGTGAAGCCCATGGGCGAGGCAACCCGTTACTCCGCCAGCGAAAAGCTGGAGATCCTGCAGTTGGTGTGGGAGTCGAACCTGTCGGTGCGCCACGCCGTGCGGCAGATTGGCATTTCGCGCGCCACCTACTACGAGTGGCTGGACCGCTACCAGCACGGCGGCCTGGCAGGGCTGGAGAACCGCCGTCCGCTGGCCAGACGGGTCTGGAACCGTCTCGACGCGGCGCAGCAGGCCGAAGTGTTGTCCACCGCCCGCGCATACCCCGACCGCTCGGCGCGCGAACTGGCGGCACTGGTGACCGACAAAGGAGAGTTCTTCGTCTCGGAAAGCACAGTGCTGCGCTTGCTGAAAGCACATGACCTGCTGGTCCGCCAGCCGTACATCCTGCTCAAAGCGGCCGAGAAATACCACACGCCCACCACCCGCATCCACCAGCTGTGGCAGACCGACTTCACCTATTTTCACATCCAGCACTGGGGCTGGTATTACCTGCAGACCGTCATGGACGACTACTCGCGTTTCGTGCTCGGTTGGCGGCTGTGCGCGGATATGACCCATGCCTCGGCCATCCAGACGCTCGACCTGGCCCGCCAGTTCGCCCAGATTGAGCAGGTACGAGTGGGTATGAAACCGCGGTTGCTGACCGACAACGGCAGCTCGTTCCTGCACGCGAAGTTCGAGGCGTATCTGAAGCGTGCGCAGATTGACCATATCCGGACCGCCCCGCACCATCCGATGACCCAAGGCAAGATCGAACGGTTCCACCTGTCGAGCAAGAACCGGCTGCTGCTGAACATCTACGCGACGCCCGAGCGGCTGGAGCTCGCGATTGGCGAGTGGATCGAGCACTACAACCATGCCCGCTACCATGAGGCACTGCACAACGTCACGCCCGCCGACGTGTACTATGGCCGTCAGCCACAGATCCTGTCTCAACGCCAGCAGTTCAAGCTCGCCACAATCGCCCGCCGAAAAGCGCTTGTCACAGCGCCCGTCGCGGAGTAGGTTTATGCACCAAAGAGTCTATTCGTTTTTGCCCTATGTGTCCGAAAGGCTCTGACGACGGACAAACCTGCACTAGTCCCGGTTGCAGGTCGAGCAAATACTGTGTGACGACGCTGCTGACCGTCTGTGACACACGGTTGCCCAAGCCATCATAGGCATACTCGTGATCACCCATTGACAGCAGGCGATTGGCCCGGTCACATGTGTAGGTGTTCGTGCCGTCGTCGGTCATGTTGCCGTTGGCGTCATACACCACGCCGCCGCTGCTGATCTGGTTGAGCTTATTGAACGTGCGCGCCGACCCATTGTCGTCGGTCAGGTTGCCGGCGACGTCGTACTCATAGGGGAACGTTGTCACCGGCGTCGAGGCAGTATTCTCCCCTGGAAAATAGTCGGCATCGAGCACGCGCGAGGCCGCGTCGTAGGTGTAGCCGATGGTCTGAAGCGTGTACTCAGCGTCCACTGAGAGCTGCTTGAAGCGCATGACATGGCCGCTCGATGCCGAGCCTTTGTCGGCACGGTTGTTGACTTGCAGCGTGAACGGA
This DNA window, taken from Candidatus Flexicrinis proximus, encodes the following:
- a CDS encoding response regulator codes for the protein MNDERQRILVIDDEIQIRRFLRFSLEAHGYRVYETETGQDGLLSTAKVRPDLIILDLGLPDMPGHDVLRRLREWSQTPVIVLSVHNTDKDKVLALDGGADDYLTKPFSVDELMARMRTAVRHAQPVPEEPILTFGDVQIDFTRRLVTKHGEIVKLTPTEYALFKLMTRHAGRVLTHQQILREIWGAEYINETHYLRVYFAQLRQKLEDNPALPTLLITEPGVGYRLMVE